In a single window of the Melissococcus plutonius ATCC 35311 genome:
- a CDS encoding PTS system mannose/fructose/sorbose family transporter subunit IID, translating to MAEKRIHLSKKDRLAVAWRSTFIQGSWNYERMQNGGWLFSMIPAIRKLYKTKEDRAAALKRHLEFFNTHPYLASPILGVTLALEEERANGAPVDDVAIQGVKVGMMGPLAGVGDPVFWFTIRPMLGALGASLAIGGNILGPLIFFVAWNIIRWAFLWYTQEFGYRTGSKITDDVSGGLLQDVTKGASILGMFVLAALVERWVVIKFLPVVSKVKLDKGAYVDWQHLPSGWHGLQKAFQEVHAGKALSSTKVTTLQDNLDQLIPGLAPLLLTFLCMWLLRKKVSPIIIILGLFVVGVLGHIIGLL from the coding sequence TTATCAAAAAAAGATCGATTAGCTGTTGCTTGGCGTTCAACATTTATTCAAGGTTCTTGGAATTATGAACGTATGCAAAATGGCGGTTGGTTATTTTCCATGATTCCGGCGATTAGAAAATTGTATAAAACGAAGGAAGATAGAGCAGCAGCATTAAAACGACATTTGGAGTTTTTTAATACACATCCCTATCTAGCTTCACCAATTTTGGGTGTTACCTTAGCTTTGGAAGAAGAACGTGCAAATGGTGCACCTGTTGATGATGTTGCTATTCAAGGTGTAAAGGTTGGTATGATGGGCCCACTTGCTGGAGTAGGCGATCCAGTCTTTTGGTTTACTATTCGTCCCATGCTAGGTGCGCTAGGTGCTTCTTTGGCTATTGGTGGCAACATTTTAGGACCACTTATTTTCTTTGTTGCATGGAATATTATTCGTTGGGCATTTTTGTGGTATACACAAGAATTTGGCTATCGTACAGGCTCAAAAATTACGGATGATGTTTCTGGTGGCTTATTACAAGATGTAACCAAGGGTGCATCCATTTTAGGAATGTTTGTTTTAGCTGCCTTGGTTGAACGTTGGGTAGTGATTAAATTCTTGCCGGTTGTTTCAAAAGTAAAACTGGATAAAGGTGCCTATGTTGATTGGCAACACTTACCTTCAGGTTGGCACGGACTTCAAAAAGCCTTCCAGGAAGTACATGCAGGCAAGGCGCTTTCCTCAACAAAGGTGACTACCTTACAAGACAATCTGGATCAATTAATTCCGGGATTGGCACCTCTTTTATTAACCTTTTTATGTATGTGGTTGTTAAGAAAAAAAGTTTCACCTATTATTATTATTCTAGGTTTGTTTGTTGTCGGTGTTCTTGGACATATAATTGGTTTATTATAA
- a CDS encoding DUF956 family protein: MVQSINTKVDLVIDATSFTSLTDYGKIMIGDKGFEFYHARDVQKFIQIPWEEVTYIFASAMFKGKWIPRYTIQTKTNGTFTFSSKKPKVVLRTIRNYVEPSHMVQSLSFFDVIKRALKTMINRKII; encoded by the coding sequence ATGGTTCAATCAATAAATACGAAGGTAGATCTTGTTATTGACGCAACATCATTTACAAGTCTAACTGATTATGGAAAAATCATGATTGGTGATAAGGGATTTGAATTTTATCATGCTCGAGATGTTCAAAAATTTATTCAAATTCCTTGGGAAGAAGTTACATATATATTTGCTTCTGCTATGTTTAAGGGAAAGTGGATTCCGCGTTATACAATTCAAACTAAAACGAATGGTACGTTTACTTTTTCCTCAAAAAAGCCTAAAGTGGTTTTACGTACTATTCGGAATTATGTTGAACCTAGTCATATGGTTCAATCACTTAGTTTTTTTGATGTTATCAAACGTGCATTAAAGACAATGATAAATAGAAAAATCATTTAA